In Streptomyces chartreusis, the following proteins share a genomic window:
- a CDS encoding SEC-C domain-containing protein translates to MRPDTPAENVDHTAEAARLERTAGLYPEDAEALLLRAAAHLELSGDRPAATALYDNLLSSSTPLEHPHLVRALKASNLWEYGHEAEARAIIDGVRAAAPRDPAPWVIVAEALESHDELEQAQETFTEGVQLLLTDVAEPPYATHTLLFGRHRVRRMLGAPHDEWDTFADTLHSMPVSLDELHDPKRVWSLGSDNPAELEAEISRLRAELGAYREALSRPFPVAVLHWTTAELTELLTAYPSLTSEYPSHEEHLTTIEGSLRELSTSGTPNLGIVTGTVPSYEAFAASELSSPEDTTLLPQYATTLAARGRATAWPPQRGAICWCGSGQTYGACHGAQSPA, encoded by the coding sequence ATGCGCCCCGACACGCCTGCCGAAAACGTCGACCACACCGCCGAAGCGGCACGCCTGGAGCGAACCGCCGGCCTCTACCCGGAGGACGCCGAGGCCCTGCTGCTGCGGGCCGCGGCCCACCTGGAACTGTCCGGCGACCGCCCCGCCGCGACCGCGCTCTACGACAACCTGCTGTCGTCGTCGACGCCCCTGGAGCACCCCCACCTGGTACGCGCCCTGAAGGCCTCGAACCTGTGGGAGTACGGCCACGAGGCAGAGGCCCGCGCGATCATCGACGGCGTCAGGGCAGCCGCCCCGCGCGACCCGGCCCCCTGGGTGATCGTGGCGGAGGCGCTGGAGTCCCACGACGAGCTGGAGCAGGCGCAGGAGACGTTCACGGAGGGCGTGCAGCTCCTCCTGACGGACGTGGCGGAGCCCCCGTACGCCACCCACACCCTCCTCTTCGGCCGCCACCGGGTCCGCCGGATGCTGGGCGCCCCGCACGACGAGTGGGACACTTTCGCGGACACCCTGCACTCGATGCCGGTCTCCCTGGACGAGCTCCACGACCCCAAGCGCGTATGGTCCCTGGGCTCGGACAACCCGGCGGAACTGGAGGCGGAGATCTCCCGCCTCCGCGCGGAACTGGGCGCCTACCGCGAGGCACTGTCCCGCCCCTTCCCCGTGGCGGTCCTGCACTGGACGACAGCCGAACTGACGGAACTCCTGACCGCGTACCCGTCCCTCACCTCGGAGTACCCCTCCCACGAGGAGCACCTGACGACGATAGAGGGCTCGCTCCGCGAACTCTCGACCTCCGGCACCCCGAACCTGGGCATCGTCACCGGCACGGTCCCGTCCTACGAGGCCTTCGCCGCCTCGGAACTCTCCTCCCCGGAGGACACGACGCTGCTCCCGCAGTACGCCACGACACTGGCGGCCCGTGGCCGAGCGACGGCTTGGCCGCCGCAGCGGGGGGCGATCTGCTGGTGCGGCTCGGGCCAGACGTACGGAGCATGCCACGGAGCCCAGTCCCCGGCCTGA
- a CDS encoding beta-1,6-galactanase — protein sequence MIRRRTLLAATGGAFLGGALATGTAHADATVAINPGTSYGTWEGWGTSLAWWANVFGARDDFADLFFTTRSVTYNGTALPGLGLNIARYNLGACSWNSVGGESMAESANIPGFKQIEGFWQDWNNEDPTSSAWKWTADANQRAMLVKATQRGATTELFANSPMWWMCSNHNPSGAAGGGNNLQTWNYRQHASHLAATALYAKSNWGVNFATVDPFNEPASSWWTATGTQEGCHMDPAVQAAVLPYMRSELDKRGLSGIRISASDETNYDTARSTWSSYDSATKALVSQVNVHGYQGSGGRRDLLYTDVVTTSGKKLWNSETGDGDGTGLTLASNLCYDFRWLHPTAWCYWQVMDPTTGWALIAYDANTLQPTTIQTKYYVLAQFSRHIRPGMRILDTGVSYAAAAYDASARRLVIVAVNTSTSAQTLTFDLSRFTTVSGGTGGLVPRWNTVTTGGDQYRSYSNTYLSGKSVAVPFAAQSVQTLQIDGVVI from the coding sequence ATGATCCGACGCAGAACTCTGCTGGCGGCGACAGGCGGCGCGTTCCTCGGCGGCGCCCTGGCCACGGGCACCGCACACGCGGACGCGACCGTCGCCATCAACCCCGGTACGTCGTACGGCACTTGGGAAGGCTGGGGCACCTCGCTGGCCTGGTGGGCGAACGTCTTCGGCGCCCGGGACGACTTCGCCGACCTCTTCTTCACCACCAGGTCGGTGACCTACAACGGCACGGCACTGCCCGGCCTCGGCCTCAACATCGCCCGCTACAACCTCGGCGCGTGCAGCTGGAACAGCGTGGGCGGCGAGTCGATGGCCGAGTCGGCGAACATCCCCGGCTTCAAGCAGATCGAGGGCTTCTGGCAGGACTGGAACAACGAGGACCCCACCTCCTCCGCCTGGAAGTGGACGGCGGACGCCAACCAGCGCGCGATGCTGGTGAAGGCGACGCAGCGAGGCGCGACGACGGAGCTGTTCGCCAACTCCCCCATGTGGTGGATGTGTTCCAACCACAACCCGTCCGGCGCGGCGGGCGGCGGCAACAACCTCCAGACCTGGAACTACCGCCAGCACGCGTCGCACCTGGCGGCGACGGCGCTGTACGCGAAGTCGAACTGGGGCGTGAACTTCGCGACGGTCGACCCCTTCAACGAGCCGGCCTCCAGCTGGTGGACCGCCACCGGCACCCAGGAGGGCTGCCACATGGACCCGGCGGTCCAGGCGGCCGTACTCCCGTACATGCGCAGCGAGTTGGACAAGCGCGGCCTGTCGGGCATCCGTATCTCGGCCTCGGACGAGACGAACTACGACACGGCCCGCTCGACGTGGTCGTCCTACGACTCCGCCACCAAGGCGCTGGTCAGCCAGGTCAACGTGCACGGCTACCAGGGCTCGGGCGGCCGCCGCGACCTCCTCTACACGGACGTGGTCACCACGTCCGGCAAGAAGCTGTGGAACTCGGAGACGGGCGACGGCGACGGCACCGGCCTCACCCTGGCCTCCAACCTCTGCTACGACTTCCGCTGGCTGCACCCGACGGCCTGGTGCTACTGGCAGGTCATGGACCCGACGACGGGCTGGGCACTGATCGCCTACGACGCGAACACACTCCAGCCCACCACAATCCAGACCAAGTACTACGTACTGGCACAGTTCAGCCGCCACATCCGCCCCGGCATGCGGATCCTGGACACGGGCGTGAGCTACGCGGCGGCGGCCTACGACGCCTCGGCCCGCCGCCTGGTGATAGTCGCGGTGAACACCTCCACCTCGGCGCAGACCCTCACCTTCGACCTCTCCCGCTTCACCACGGTCTCCGGCGGCACAGGCGGCCTGGTCCCGCGCTGGAACACGGTGACGACGGGCGGCGACCAATACCGGTCGTACTCGAACACGTACCTGAGCGGGAAGTCGGTGGCTGTGCCGTTCGCGGCGCAGTCGGTGCAGACGTTGCAGATCGACGGTGTGGTGATCTGA
- a CDS encoding class E sortase — protein MGRVRVVRHSGLRRRAARRRVLWSGGEVLVTMGVVLLLLVVHQMWWTNREARAGAEREVRALERSWDGGGGGGGGESLTAVPEASDPPASDGASGRSAGGARRPAAGPAPDWSKAYAILTVPRLNLRVPVAEGISRSGVLNKGYVGHYPGTQQPGQAGNFALAGHRNTHGEPFRYINRLEPKDTVRVETRSATYTYAVDRTLRQTAARDGGVIRPIPRSTVRPDHGYDEPGYYLTLTTCTPEYTSKYRLVVWGKLVSMRPR, from the coding sequence ATGGGGCGGGTTCGCGTCGTGCGGCACAGCGGGCTGCGGCGGCGTGCCGCGCGGCGGCGGGTGCTGTGGAGTGGCGGGGAGGTGCTCGTCACCATGGGCGTCGTGCTTCTGCTGCTGGTCGTCCACCAGATGTGGTGGACCAACCGGGAGGCCAGGGCCGGCGCCGAGCGTGAGGTCCGGGCGCTGGAGCGCTCCTGGGACGGCGGGGGAGGCGGGGGTGGCGGGGAGTCCCTCACGGCCGTCCCGGAGGCGTCGGACCCGCCCGCGTCCGACGGGGCGTCCGGGCGGTCCGCCGGCGGGGCCCGGCGTCCTGCCGCCGGGCCCGCGCCCGACTGGTCCAAGGCCTACGCCATCCTCACCGTCCCGCGGCTGAACCTCCGCGTCCCCGTCGCCGAGGGCATCAGCAGGAGCGGCGTCCTGAACAAGGGCTACGTCGGCCACTACCCCGGCACCCAACAGCCGGGCCAGGCCGGCAACTTCGCCCTCGCCGGGCACCGCAACACCCACGGCGAGCCTTTCCGGTACATCAACCGGCTGGAGCCGAAGGACACGGTCCGCGTCGAGACGCGCAGCGCCACGTACACGTACGCCGTCGACCGGACCCTGCGGCAGACGGCCGCCCGCGACGGCGGCGTGATCCGGCCGATCCCGCGCTCCACGGTCCGGCCGGACCACGGGTACGACGAGCCCGGCTACTACCTCACCCTCACCACCTGCACCCCCGAGTACACGTCGAAGTACCGGCTGGTGGTGTGGGGCAAGCTCGTCTCGATGCGGCCGCGTTGA
- a CDS encoding MFS transporter — MPRFNERTLPEPVATAAAAPQDAPASAAAADPAPNRRATLALTSAATAVALMTYTAPMVTLPQTAAALHTPLSAQAWLLNGTPLGLAALLLVAGSLADDYGRRRIFVAGTFALGITTALGALTTNTWLFTLARITQGGASAALLASSLGLIVHAFPDPRGRLHATGVWGAFVSGGIALGPVVTGAIPNWRLAYGVLAAAALIVAALSTRALSESRAPRGGRPDLAGAVTFGLALVSLVAALTLGRDGWLRAPVGLLLLAAVVLLGLFVVLERRTATPMIDLSLLRRPRFLASSAGGLFTGLAVIGLFSFLPALLQQTLGLSAMDTAWLFLLWSGLSFAVALQARRLGGRVSPRIQLAIGFVLHAGGTLAMLGAIGAGSWPRLLPGLLIAGVGSGLLNAALPLLSVESVPPQRAAMGSGAQQTFRYIGSCAGVALTIALATSSAGGLARGADIAMLVSAGLALLAAVGVVALRERAA, encoded by the coding sequence ATGCCAAGGTTCAATGAACGAACTCTCCCCGAGCCGGTCGCCACGGCGGCGGCCGCACCCCAGGACGCCCCCGCGTCCGCAGCCGCCGCCGACCCGGCCCCGAACCGGCGCGCCACCCTCGCCCTGACCAGCGCCGCCACCGCTGTCGCCCTGATGACCTACACGGCGCCGATGGTCACGCTCCCCCAGACCGCCGCCGCCCTGCACACCCCGCTCTCCGCGCAGGCCTGGCTCCTCAACGGCACCCCGCTCGGCCTCGCCGCCCTGCTGCTGGTGGCCGGCAGCCTCGCCGACGACTACGGCCGCCGCCGGATCTTCGTCGCCGGCACCTTCGCCCTCGGCATCACCACCGCCCTGGGCGCGCTCACGACGAACACCTGGCTCTTCACGCTGGCCCGTATCACCCAGGGCGGAGCGAGCGCGGCGCTCCTCGCCAGCAGTCTCGGCCTGATCGTGCACGCCTTCCCCGACCCGCGCGGCCGGCTGCACGCGACCGGCGTATGGGGCGCCTTCGTCAGCGGCGGCATCGCACTGGGCCCGGTCGTCACCGGCGCCATACCGAACTGGCGCCTGGCCTACGGCGTCCTCGCCGCCGCCGCGCTGATCGTGGCGGCCCTGTCCACACGCGCCCTGTCGGAGTCGCGGGCCCCGCGCGGCGGCCGCCCCGACCTCGCCGGCGCCGTGACCTTCGGACTGGCCCTGGTCTCCCTGGTCGCCGCCCTGACCCTCGGCCGCGACGGCTGGCTGCGCGCACCCGTGGGCCTGCTGCTCCTGGCCGCCGTCGTCCTGCTGGGCCTCTTCGTCGTGCTGGAGCGCCGCACGGCGACCCCGATGATCGACCTGTCCCTGCTGCGCCGCCCCCGCTTCCTCGCGTCCTCCGCCGGCGGCCTGTTCACCGGACTCGCGGTGATCGGCCTGTTCAGCTTCCTGCCGGCCCTGCTCCAGCAGACGCTCGGCCTGTCCGCGATGGACACGGCATGGCTGTTCCTGCTGTGGTCCGGCCTGTCCTTCGCGGTGGCCCTCCAGGCCCGCCGGCTCGGCGGCCGGGTGTCGCCCCGCATCCAGCTCGCCATCGGTTTCGTCCTGCACGCGGGCGGCACCCTGGCGATGCTCGGCGCGATCGGCGCGGGCTCCTGGCCCCGGCTGCTGCCCGGTCTGCTGATCGCGGGCGTGGGCAGCGGCCTGCTCAACGCCGCGCTGCCCCTGCTCTCGGTGGAGTCGGTGCCGCCCCAGCGCGCCGCGATGGGCTCGGGCGCCCAGCAGACCTTCCGCTACATCGGCTCCTGCGCCGGCGTCGCCCTGACCATCGCCCTCGCCACGTCCTCCGCGGGCGGCCTCGCCCGGGGCGCGGACATCGCGATGCTGGTCTCGGCCGGGCTCGCGCTGCTGGCGGCGGTGGGCGTGGTGGCACTGCGGGAGCGGGCGGCCTGA
- a CDS encoding winged helix-turn-helix transcriptional regulator, with protein sequence MALGKDYATQQCSIARALEIVGERWTLLVIRDALYGVRRYNDFLVHLGIPRAVLAARLQTLTTEGILEKRRYQQSPPRDEYVITERGIALWPTLRSLGLWGREHLDEARLRYFLHAQCGTELGPYGECPACATVVPVADVLMTPGPALDPDPADPVSRALLKPRRLLQPIEADPA encoded by the coding sequence ATGGCATTGGGCAAGGACTACGCGACACAGCAGTGCTCGATCGCCCGGGCGCTGGAGATCGTCGGCGAGCGCTGGACGCTCCTCGTCATCCGGGACGCCCTCTACGGCGTGCGCCGCTACAACGACTTCCTCGTCCACCTCGGCATCCCGCGCGCGGTCCTGGCCGCCCGCCTCCAGACGCTCACCACCGAGGGGATCCTCGAGAAGCGCCGGTACCAGCAGTCGCCGCCGCGCGACGAGTACGTCATCACCGAGCGCGGCATCGCCCTGTGGCCCACCCTGCGCTCGCTCGGCCTGTGGGGGCGCGAGCACCTCGACGAGGCCCGGCTGCGCTACTTCCTGCACGCGCAGTGCGGCACGGAACTCGGGCCGTACGGCGAGTGCCCGGCCTGCGCAACCGTCGTACCCGTCGCGGACGTCCTCATGACGCCGGGACCCGCACTCGATCCGGACCCGGCGGATCCGGTCAGCCGGGCGCTGCTGAAGCCCAGGCGGCTGTTGCAGCCCATCGAAGCCGACCCGGCGTGA
- a CDS encoding DUF6412 domain-containing protein, which yields MISRLANLRPAAALVLLFLEIALLDTGSLSATVALAATAAAGSAFAVCSLLASRAAPAVAPTRVRTAIRDRARRTAFLPQRDPDASGRPRPRAPGRALPATAA from the coding sequence ATGATCAGCCGACTGGCCAATCTGCGTCCCGCCGCCGCACTCGTGCTGCTCTTCCTTGAGATCGCGCTGCTGGACACCGGCAGCCTCTCCGCGACCGTCGCGCTCGCCGCGACCGCCGCCGCCGGCTCCGCGTTCGCCGTCTGCTCCCTGCTCGCCTCGCGCGCCGCGCCCGCCGTGGCACCGACGCGGGTGCGTACGGCCATCCGCGACCGGGCCCGCCGTACGGCCTTCCTCCCGCAACGCGACCCCGACGCCTCGGGCCGGCCACGGCCCAGGGCACCCGGGCGCGCCCTCCCGGCGACCGCCGCGTAG
- a CDS encoding YidC/Oxa1 family membrane protein insertase, whose translation MSVFADLVQRLADLLDPLFGAGAAAAAIILFTALVRLLVHPLSRAAARGQKARAELQPKIAELRKKHAKSPEKLQQAVMELHAEEKVSPLAGCLPGLFQLPAFFVLYHLFSNTTIGGRANELLSHQLFAAPLGDRWADALGSGGAFGGAGLVYAGLFVIVACVAAFNFRRTKRMMAANPAVPVADGQPLAGMGAVTKVMPFMSFFTLVTVAVVPLAAALYVVTSTTWSAVERAALYR comes from the coding sequence ATGTCTGTTTTCGCCGACCTTGTTCAGCGGCTCGCCGATCTGCTCGACCCGCTGTTCGGCGCCGGTGCGGCCGCCGCCGCGATCATCCTGTTCACCGCGCTCGTACGACTGCTCGTCCATCCGCTGTCCCGGGCCGCCGCACGCGGGCAGAAGGCGCGGGCCGAGTTGCAGCCGAAGATCGCCGAGCTGCGCAAGAAGCACGCCAAGAGCCCCGAGAAGCTCCAGCAGGCCGTGATGGAACTGCACGCCGAGGAGAAGGTGTCGCCGCTGGCGGGATGCCTGCCCGGACTGTTCCAGCTGCCCGCCTTCTTCGTCCTCTACCACCTGTTCTCGAACACGACGATCGGCGGCCGGGCCAACGAACTGCTCTCGCACCAGCTCTTCGCCGCGCCCCTCGGCGACCGGTGGGCCGACGCGCTCGGCAGTGGCGGGGCGTTCGGCGGCGCGGGGCTGGTCTACGCCGGGCTGTTCGTGATCGTCGCCTGCGTCGCCGCGTTCAACTTCCGCCGTACGAAGCGGATGATGGCCGCCAATCCGGCGGTGCCGGTCGCCGACGGCCAGCCGCTCGCCGGGATGGGGGCCGTCACCAAGGTCATGCCGTTCATGTCCTTCTTCACCCTGGTCACCGTGGCGGTCGTGCCGCTGGCCGCCGCCCTGTACGTGGTGACCAGCACGACCTGGAGCGCGGTCGAGCGGGCCGCGCTCTACCGATAG
- a CDS encoding fumarylacetoacetate hydrolase family protein yields the protein MKLLRVGTAGAERPALLDAEGTLRDLSGVVPDIDGPLLADDAALGRIRAAADAGELPALDATGLRVGPPLARIGKVVCIGLNYHDHARETGAQPPAEPVVFFKAADTVVGPYDTVLVPRRSTKTDWEVELAVVIGRTARYVESAEEALAHVAGYAVAHDVSEREFQIERGGTWDKGKNCETFNPLGPWLVTADEVPDPQNLALRLWVNGELKQDGTTAEQIFPVAEVVRYVSQFMTLYPGDVINTGTPAGVAMGHPEPKPYLRAGDVVELEIEGLGRQRQEFKDA from the coding sequence ATGAAGCTGCTGCGAGTCGGTACGGCGGGAGCGGAGCGGCCCGCGCTGCTCGACGCCGAGGGGACCCTGCGGGACCTGTCGGGCGTCGTGCCGGACATCGACGGGCCCCTGCTCGCCGACGACGCCGCGCTCGGCCGGATCCGGGCCGCCGCGGACGCCGGCGAGCTGCCCGCGCTGGACGCGACCGGCCTGCGTGTCGGGCCGCCGCTCGCCCGCATCGGCAAGGTCGTGTGCATCGGGCTGAACTACCACGACCACGCCCGCGAGACCGGTGCCCAGCCGCCCGCCGAGCCGGTCGTCTTCTTCAAGGCCGCGGACACGGTCGTCGGCCCGTACGACACCGTGCTGGTGCCCCGCCGGTCCACGAAGACCGACTGGGAGGTCGAACTAGCGGTCGTCATCGGACGTACGGCCCGTTACGTGGAGTCGGCCGAGGAGGCGCTCGCGCATGTCGCCGGGTACGCGGTGGCGCACGACGTGTCCGAGCGGGAGTTCCAGATCGAGCGGGGCGGGACCTGGGACAAGGGCAAGAACTGCGAGACGTTCAACCCGCTGGGCCCCTGGCTGGTGACGGCGGACGAGGTGCCGGACCCGCAGAACCTCGCCCTGCGACTGTGGGTCAACGGCGAACTCAAGCAGGACGGCACCACGGCCGAGCAGATCTTCCCGGTGGCCGAGGTCGTGCGGTACGTCAGCCAGTTCATGACGCTGTATCCCGGCGACGTCATCAACACGGGCACGCCGGCGGGCGTGGCCATGGGCCACCCCGAGCCGAAGCCGTATCTGCGGGCCGGGGACGTGGTGGAGCTGGAGATCGAGGGGCTCGGCCGTCAGCGGCAGGAGTTCAAGGACGCGTAG
- a CDS encoding heme-degrading domain-containing protein — protein sequence MTPGKAHGSEITPKFHPELTPPLAELEAQERRLVFPRFTHDDAWALGCLLVEMARERQAPVAIDIHRSGQQLFHAALPGSTPDNDAWIARKRRVVERYGSASYIVGARFRAKGTTFEDSSRLDADTYAAHGGSFPINVEGAGVIGSVTVSGLPQLEDHRMVTEALEQFLNKQ from the coding sequence GTGACACCCGGCAAGGCACACGGTTCGGAGATCACCCCGAAGTTCCACCCGGAACTCACCCCGCCGCTGGCGGAGCTGGAGGCGCAGGAACGGCGTCTGGTCTTCCCCCGGTTCACCCACGACGACGCCTGGGCGCTGGGCTGCCTGCTGGTCGAGATGGCCCGCGAACGCCAGGCCCCGGTCGCGATCGACATCCACCGGTCCGGCCAGCAGCTGTTCCACGCGGCCCTGCCCGGCTCCACCCCGGACAACGACGCCTGGATCGCCCGCAAGCGCCGCGTGGTGGAGCGCTACGGCTCCGCCTCCTACATCGTCGGCGCCCGCTTCCGCGCCAAGGGCACGACCTTCGAGGACTCCTCCCGCCTGGACGCCGACACCTACGCGGCGCACGGCGGCTCGTTCCCCATCAACGTCGAGGGCGCGGGCGTCATCGGCTCGGTGACGGTGAGCGGCCTGCCCCAGCTGGAGGACCACCGGATGGTGACGGAGGCGCTGGAGCAGTTCCTGAACAAGCAGTAA
- a CDS encoding Gfo/Idh/MocA family protein, with product MTGTPGTTATPLRVGLIGYGLAGSVFHAPLIATTEGLALDTVVTSNPERQKQARTEHPDVRVAATPDELLARAGDLDLLVIASPNKTHVPLAKAALEAGLPVVVDKPIAGTAAEARELAALAEERGLLLSVFQNRRWDNDFLTLRHLLAEGELGDVWRFESRFERWRPQPKGGWRESGDPAEIGGLLYDLGSHVVDQALVLFGPVTQVYAEAVVRRAGAAADDDTFLALTHANGVRSHLYVSATTAQLGPRFRVLGSKAGYVKYGLDPQEAALRDGLRPGAGADWGVEPESMWGHVGAGESPVTGGGRAEATLPGDYPAYYAAVAKALLDGAPNPVTALEAAATLDVLEAARRSALDGVAVTL from the coding sequence ATGACTGGCACTCCCGGCACGACCGCTACTCCCCTGCGCGTGGGCCTGATCGGCTACGGCCTGGCAGGCTCCGTCTTCCACGCCCCGCTGATCGCCACCACCGAGGGCCTCGCCCTGGACACCGTGGTCACCTCGAACCCCGAGCGGCAGAAGCAGGCCCGCACCGAGCACCCGGACGTACGCGTCGCCGCCACGCCCGACGAGCTGCTGGCCCGCGCCGGCGACCTCGACCTGCTCGTCATCGCGTCCCCCAACAAGACGCACGTCCCGCTCGCGAAGGCCGCTCTGGAGGCGGGCCTCCCGGTCGTCGTCGACAAGCCGATCGCCGGCACGGCGGCCGAGGCGCGCGAGCTGGCGGCGCTGGCCGAGGAGCGCGGTCTGCTGCTCTCCGTGTTCCAGAACCGCCGCTGGGACAACGACTTCCTGACGCTGCGCCACCTCCTGGCCGAGGGCGAGCTGGGCGACGTATGGCGCTTCGAGTCCCGCTTCGAGCGCTGGCGCCCGCAGCCGAAGGGCGGCTGGCGTGAGTCCGGCGACCCGGCAGAGATCGGAGGTCTGCTGTACGACCTCGGCAGCCATGTCGTCGACCAGGCGCTGGTGCTGTTCGGCCCCGTCACGCAGGTGTACGCCGAGGCGGTCGTCCGCCGGGCCGGCGCCGCGGCCGACGACGACACGTTCCTCGCGCTCACGCACGCGAACGGCGTCCGCTCCCACCTGTACGTCTCCGCGACCACCGCTCAACTCGGCCCCCGCTTCCGGGTGCTGGGCTCGAAGGCGGGTTACGTCAAGTACGGCCTGGACCCGCAGGAGGCGGCGCTGCGCGACGGGCTGCGGCCCGGCGCCGGCGCGGACTGGGGCGTGGAGCCCGAGTCGATGTGGGGCCACGTGGGTGCCGGGGAGTCCCCGGTGACGGGCGGCGGCCGCGCGGAGGCGACCCTGCCGGGCGACTACCCCGCCTACTATGCGGCCGTGGCGAAGGCCCTGCTCGACGGCGCCCCGAACCCGGTGACCGCCCTGGAGGCGGCCGCCACGCTCGACGTACTGGAGGCTGCGCGCCGTTCGGCGCTCGACGGAGTGGCGGTGACGCTGTGA
- a CDS encoding ROK family transcriptional regulator translates to MGGVSRTNDGVGGGGAGGTGLGAAGGGSGAGGVGGGAVGGGSGGGVNLGALRSHNAALVLDLLRTAGPDGISRLELAERTGLTPQAVSKITARLREDGLVAEAGRRASTGGKPRTVLRLVPEAGHAVGVHLDRDELTAVLCDLTGAVVARRSAALDLGAGAETVVERAVREVRELVGEGGRSDAGGRGPAAQFPAPPVGSGDRGPRVLGVGVALPGPLDHRRGVLHRVTGFPQWNGFPLRDVLARRLSLPVVVDKDTNAAALGLAVGGDAGALASFAYLHFGAGLGGGLVIGGAVHRGARTGAGEFGHQVVQLDGPPCGCGNRGCVEALCLAAVARGDAAEAARVLGTAAGNLVALLDVDLVLLGGRTVAAAPETFVRGVAAVLDERAGRAGEDPVPVRIAPGEGGGVAEGAAQLLLAPLFGRAEG, encoded by the coding sequence ATGGGTGGCGTGAGCAGGACGAACGACGGGGTCGGCGGAGGCGGAGCCGGTGGCACCGGTCTTGGAGCGGCGGGCGGCGGCTCGGGGGCCGGGGGCGTCGGTGGCGGTGCGGTCGGCGGTGGCTCGGGCGGTGGCGTGAATCTGGGGGCCCTGCGCAGTCACAACGCCGCGCTCGTGCTCGACCTGCTGCGCACCGCCGGGCCCGACGGGATCAGCCGGCTCGAACTCGCCGAGCGCACCGGGCTCACCCCGCAGGCGGTCAGCAAGATCACCGCCCGGCTGCGTGAGGACGGGCTCGTGGCGGAGGCCGGGCGGCGGGCCTCGACCGGGGGCAAGCCGCGCACGGTACTGCGGCTGGTGCCGGAGGCCGGTCACGCGGTGGGCGTCCATCTGGACCGGGACGAGCTGACGGCCGTGCTCTGCGATCTGACCGGTGCGGTGGTGGCGCGGCGGAGTGCCGCGCTGGATCTCGGTGCCGGTGCGGAGACGGTCGTCGAGCGGGCTGTACGGGAGGTCCGGGAGCTGGTGGGGGAGGGCGGGCGGTCGGATGCGGGTGGCAGGGGGCCGGCCGCGCAGTTCCCCGCGCCCCCAGTGGGTTCCGGTGACCGTGGGCCCCGAGTGCTCGGCGTCGGCGTCGCGCTGCCCGGTCCGCTGGACCATCGGCGCGGTGTGCTGCACCGCGTCACCGGGTTCCCGCAGTGGAACGGCTTCCCGCTGCGGGACGTGCTCGCGCGGCGCCTCTCGCTGCCGGTCGTCGTCGACAAGGACACCAACGCCGCCGCGCTCGGCCTCGCCGTCGGGGGCGACGCGGGCGCCCTCGCCTCCTTCGCGTACCTGCACTTCGGGGCGGGTCTGGGCGGCGGGCTCGTGATCGGGGGAGCGGTGCACCGGGGCGCCCGTACGGGAGCCGGGGAGTTCGGGCACCAGGTCGTCCAGCTGGACGGACCGCCCTGCGGATGCGGCAATCGCGGTTGCGTGGAGGCGCTGTGCCTGGCGGCCGTCGCGCGGGGCGACGCGGCGGAGGCGGCACGCGTACTCGGCACCGCGGCCGGCAACCTGGTCGCCCTCCTCGACGTCGACCTCGTCCTGCTGGGCGGCCGCACGGTCGCCGCCGCGCCGGAGACCTTCGTACGGGGCGTCGCAGCCGTCCTCGACGAACGCGCCGGGCGCGCGGGCGAGGACCCGGTACCGGTACGCATCGCCCCCGGCGAGGGCGGCGGGGTCGCCGAGGGCGCCGCCCAACTGCTGCTGGCACCGCTGTTCGGACGGGCGGAGGGCTGA